In Paraflavitalea devenefica, the following are encoded in one genomic region:
- a CDS encoding alpha/beta hydrolase — translation MFKKKWWIIALLVIVIVYLMGPKPADPAYRLDMPVVPATADSLQQYVRTHEAQHQIKPDNEARIIWANDSVRTKTPYSLVYLHGFSASQGEGDPVHKDIARQFGCNLYLSRLAEHGIDTPEALVNLTADKYWESAQEALAIGEQLGDKVILVGTSTGGTLALKLAASYPQQIYALVLLSPNIAINDPNAWLLNNPWGLQIARLVTGSNYMESEDKRAIYKQYWNSPYRLEAAVNLEELLETSMNKVTFEKVKQPTLLLYYYRDEVHQDSVVKVSAALKMFDELGTATDQKRAAAMPKTGNHVMGSWIKSHDVAGVEREITRFMLDVLKIDTLKN, via the coding sequence ATGTTCAAGAAGAAATGGTGGATTATCGCCCTCCTGGTAATTGTTATTGTTTACCTGATGGGCCCCAAACCTGCAGACCCTGCTTATCGCCTGGATATGCCGGTGGTACCCGCCACCGCCGATTCCCTTCAGCAATATGTACGTACTCATGAAGCACAGCACCAGATAAAGCCGGATAATGAAGCCCGTATTATCTGGGCCAATGATTCAGTCCGGACCAAAACACCTTATTCGCTGGTGTACCTGCATGGCTTTTCTGCCTCGCAGGGCGAAGGCGATCCGGTACACAAGGATATTGCCCGGCAATTTGGTTGCAACTTGTATCTGTCCCGGCTGGCTGAACATGGTATTGATACTCCGGAAGCCCTGGTGAACCTGACCGCAGATAAATATTGGGAAAGCGCACAGGAAGCGCTGGCCATTGGGGAGCAATTGGGCGATAAGGTGATCCTGGTAGGTACTTCCACCGGCGGCACCCTCGCCCTGAAGCTGGCGGCCAGCTACCCGCAGCAGATATATGCGCTGGTTTTGTTATCGCCCAATATTGCCATTAATGATCCCAATGCCTGGCTGCTCAATAATCCCTGGGGATTGCAGATAGCCAGGCTGGTGACGGGATCGAATTATATGGAGTCGGAAGACAAACGCGCTATTTACAAGCAATACTGGAACAGCCCTTACCGGCTGGAAGCGGCTGTAAACCTGGAGGAATTGCTGGAAACCTCCATGAATAAAGTCACTTTTGAAAAGGTAAAACAACCCACCCTGCTGCTGTATTATTACCGTGACGAGGTGCACCAGGACAGTGTAGTGAAGGTATCCGCAGCGCTGAAGATGTTTGACGAACTGGGTACGGCCACGGACCAAAAGCGGGCGGCGGCCATGCCTAAAACCGGCAACCATGTAATGGGTTCCTGGATCAAGTCGCACGACGTTGCCGGCGTTGAAAGGGAAATTACCCGCTTTATGTTGGACGTTTTAAAGATTGACACGCTCAAAAACTAA
- a CDS encoding DUF2905 domain-containing protein, producing MNSETGKYIILIGCGVVLLGVIIYFFHDKLHWIGRLPGDIRVEKENVRFYFPITTMILFSVLVSVIVAIVRKFL from the coding sequence ATGAATTCCGAGACAGGTAAATACATCATACTCATTGGCTGTGGGGTGGTATTACTGGGGGTCATTATCTACTTTTTTCATGATAAATTACATTGGATAGGACGCCTGCCCGGCGATATTCGCGTAGAGAAGGAAAACGTACGGTTCTATTTCCCCATCACCACCATGATCCTGTTCAGCGTCCTGGTGAGTGTTATAGTGGCTATAGTAAGGAAATTCTTATAG